A single genomic interval of Arachis duranensis cultivar V14167 chromosome 7, aradu.V14167.gnm2.J7QH, whole genome shotgun sequence harbors:
- the LOC107459182 gene encoding RING-H2 finger protein ATL11, which translates to MTQNGSLVEHYYMISFLLFALLMQKPPEATSQLITAAKTPTYLSQTSPIGPPNKNSMVAIMIIIVFMFLLSAFISLYSRHCTRRPARVQSRRLNIAMVADELNDRRSHSECVGLSQETIETFPTCLYSSVKGHKIGTCALACAVCISEFEDQETLRLIPKCSHVFHPTCIDAWLASHSTCPVCRADLDPTQNDVHSSSIFSIHIPDDDVITEMEEQGQSNEQEDAAADVRGRDQNDVVEPFSSKGDLLRRSRTVNDVMTGQTLRSLLFPRSNSAGTSLTRVQTGDKDFERFTLRLPSGVRSEVFMNSRLKRAKTCVGLVRMSSGTKGYRTGSVGNCRGDYERWRFTLTPPFLTKNWSRLGRRSASAQCLGVEVDNNNVGERPSDLLFPPSTA; encoded by the coding sequence ATGACCCAAAACGGCAGTCTTGTCGAACACTACTACATGATCAGTTTCCTCCTCTTTGCCCTTCTCATGCAGAAGCCGCCAGAAGCAACATCTCAGCTGATAACTGCCGcaaaaaccccaacatatttgTCTCAAACATCCCCAATAGGACCACCCAACAAAAATTCCATGGTGGCCATCATGATCATCATCGTCTTTATGTTCCTCCTCTCAGCCTTCATCTCGCTCTACTCGCGCCACTGCACCCGTCGCCCAGCCCGCGTACAGTCTCGCAGGCTGAATATCGCCATGGTAGCGGACGAACTTAACGATCGCCGATCCCACAGTGAGTGTGTTGGCCTCAGCCAAGAGACAATCGAAACATTCCCTACTTGTCTCTACTCCTCCGTGAAGGGCCACAAGATCGGCACGTGCGCATTGGCATGCGCGGTGTGCATAAGCGAGTTCGAGGACCAAGAGACCCTTCGCTTGATCCCCAAATGCAGCCACGTGTTTCACCCAACCTGCATCGACGCCTGGCTGGCATCTCACTCCACGTGTCCCGTTTGCCGCGCCGACCTCGATCCAACGCAAAACGACGTCCATTCATCTTCCATATTCTCAATTCACATTCCTGATGATGACGTCATCACCGAAATGGAGGAGCAGGGCCAAAGCAACGAACAAGAGGACGCTGCTGCTGATGTTAGGGGCAGGGATCAAAACGACGTCGTCGAACCGTTTTCATCGAAAGGTGATTTGCTACGTAGAAGCCGTACGGTGAACGATGTTATGACAGGCCAAACCCTGCGTTCTTTATTGTTTCCGCGGTCTAACTCGGCCGGAACATCCTTAACCAGGGTTCAGACCGGTGATAAGGATTTTGAAAGGTTTACTCTGAGGTTACCGAGTGGGGTTCGAAGCGAGGTTTTCATGAACTCGAGATTGAAGCGTGCAAAGACTTGTGTGGGATTAGTGAGAATGAGTAGTGGGACAAAGGGGTATAGGACAGGAAGCGTTGGCAACTGCCGCGGCGATTACGAGCGGTGGCGGTTTACTTTGACGCCGCCGTTTTTGACCAAGAATTGGAGTCGGTTAGGGAGAAGATCTGCATCCGCTCAGTGTTTAGGGGTGGAGGTGGATAATAATAATGTTGGTGAGCGACCTTCTGATCTCTTGTTCCCTCCATCGACAGCTTAA